In Natronoarchaeum philippinense, a single window of DNA contains:
- a CDS encoding 3-dehydroquinate synthase II, which yields MTRSVWLKADDSVGDWDERRKRITAGLESGVDWVLVDEHDVARVRELGDVNVAAFRTGGDVDVIDDAESEVEEDAEPDAYVVGKDGEGDGTVDLPGDFSGSADLSTLRRDDDRAQGAYVRIFDEDYEAFAQSAADDAEYTIIVSENWQIIPLENLIARIGEETTLIAGVTTAEEAQTAYETLELGADAVLLDSSDPDEIRETVEVRDEAERETLDLEWGEVTNVERAGSADRVCVDTGNLMDHDEGMLIGSMSRGLVFVHAETAESPYVASRPFRVNAGAVHAYIRTPDGGTKYLSELKSGDEVQVVDVNGNTREAIVGRVKIEKRPMFRVELDVDGDRVETLIQNAETVKVATGEGRTAVTDLAEGDEVKLYYGDGARHFGEAVEESIIEK from the coding sequence ATGACACGCTCCGTCTGGCTGAAGGCCGACGACTCCGTCGGCGACTGGGACGAACGACGCAAGCGGATCACCGCCGGACTCGAATCCGGCGTCGACTGGGTGCTCGTCGACGAGCACGACGTGGCCCGCGTCCGCGAACTGGGTGACGTGAACGTCGCGGCGTTCCGGACCGGCGGCGACGTTGACGTGATCGACGACGCCGAAAGCGAGGTCGAAGAAGACGCCGAGCCCGACGCTTACGTCGTCGGCAAGGACGGCGAGGGCGACGGCACAGTCGACCTTCCGGGCGACTTCTCGGGCTCTGCGGATCTCTCTACGCTCCGCCGGGACGACGACCGAGCACAGGGCGCCTACGTCCGTATCTTCGACGAGGACTACGAGGCGTTCGCCCAGTCGGCCGCCGACGACGCCGAGTACACGATCATCGTCAGCGAGAACTGGCAGATCATCCCCCTCGAAAACCTGATCGCGCGCATCGGCGAGGAGACGACGCTGATCGCCGGCGTCACGACGGCCGAGGAGGCCCAGACCGCCTACGAGACGCTCGAACTCGGCGCCGACGCCGTGTTGCTCGACAGCTCCGACCCCGACGAGATCCGCGAGACCGTCGAGGTCCGCGACGAAGCCGAGCGCGAGACGCTCGATCTGGAGTGGGGAGAAGTCACCAACGTCGAACGCGCCGGTAGCGCCGACCGAGTCTGCGTCGACACGGGCAACCTGATGGACCACGACGAGGGGATGCTCATCGGCTCGATGTCCCGCGGGCTGGTCTTCGTTCACGCCGAAACCGCCGAGTCCCCCTACGTCGCCTCCCGGCCGTTCCGGGTCAACGCCGGCGCGGTCCACGCCTACATCCGGACGCCCGACGGCGGCACGAAGTACCTCTCGGAGCTCAAAAGCGGCGACGAGGTGCAGGTCGTCGACGTTAACGGCAACACCCGCGAAGCGATCGTCGGCCGCGTCAAGATCGAGAAGCGCCCGATGTTCCGGGTCGAACTCGACGTCGACGGCGACCGCGTCGAGACGCTGATCCAGAACGCTGAGACCGTGAAAGTCGCCACCGGCGAGGGCCGCACCGCGGTGACCGATCTCGCAGAAGGCGACGAGGTCAAACTGTACTACGGCGACGGCGCCCGCCACTTCGGCGAGGCCGTCGAAGAGAGCATCATCGAAAAGTGA
- a CDS encoding zinc ribbon domain-containing protein — MVRKRPLVAVALSLYPGLGHVYQRRWLRALLWFGLVASALAFVAPEAALDGSMSLLASVDLLFEQLTVAEEFALASIVGFNMLDAYVLAAHAGRQVDDGTPTCPNCGKELDDDLEFCHWCTARFDKPRENESA; from the coding sequence ATGGTCCGAAAGCGTCCACTCGTCGCCGTCGCGCTCTCTCTGTATCCCGGGTTGGGGCACGTCTATCAGCGCCGGTGGCTGCGCGCGCTGTTGTGGTTCGGACTGGTCGCTTCCGCGCTCGCGTTCGTCGCGCCCGAGGCGGCGCTGGACGGGTCGATGTCTCTCCTCGCCAGCGTCGATCTCCTCTTCGAACAACTCACCGTCGCCGAGGAGTTCGCCCTCGCGTCGATTGTCGGATTCAATATGCTCGACGCGTACGTGTTGGCCGCCCACGCCGGTCGGCAGGTCGACGACGGGACCCCGACCTGCCCCAACTGCGGCAAGGAACTCGACGACGATCTGGAGTTCTGTCACTGGTGTACGGCGCGATTCGACAAGCCGAGAGAAAACGAGTCGGCCTGA
- a CDS encoding type I 3-dehydroquinate dehydratase, giving the protein MNFDEFVLCAATASLDDEPAAREHADAVEFRMDLAEDPIEALEAYDGELPILATNRADWEGGEATGHDRLSDLRDAAELDAVEAIDIELDSVRTEEGEQVAAAARDAGAAVVVSVHDFERTPSSADLRNVLSEATAVGDVGKLAVTARTPEDVLALLTATEEFDARGERVATMAMGEAGRHSRAVAPLYGSRIGYAPVDPDDATAPGQYDLATLRDLIDQLQSGE; this is encoded by the coding sequence CGAGTCTCGACGACGAGCCGGCCGCCCGCGAGCACGCCGATGCCGTCGAGTTTCGGATGGATCTGGCCGAGGACCCGATCGAGGCGCTCGAGGCCTACGACGGCGAGCTACCGATCTTGGCGACCAACCGCGCCGACTGGGAGGGCGGCGAGGCGACGGGACACGACCGGCTGTCGGACCTGCGCGACGCCGCCGAACTCGACGCCGTCGAGGCGATCGACATCGAACTCGACAGCGTCCGAACCGAGGAGGGCGAGCAGGTCGCCGCCGCGGCCCGGGATGCCGGCGCTGCGGTCGTCGTCTCGGTCCACGACTTCGAGCGCACGCCGTCGTCGGCGGACCTGCGGAACGTGCTCTCGGAGGCGACAGCCGTCGGCGATGTCGGGAAGCTAGCCGTCACCGCTCGGACGCCCGAGGACGTGCTGGCGCTGCTCACGGCGACCGAGGAGTTCGACGCTCGGGGCGAGCGCGTCGCCACGATGGCGATGGGCGAGGCGGGACGCCACTCCCGCGCCGTGGCGCCACTGTACGGCTCCCGGATCGGCTACGCGCCGGTCGATCCCGACGATGCGACCGCTCCCGGACAGTACGATCTGGCGACGCTCCGAGACCTCATCGACCAGTTGCAGTCGGGAGAGTAG